The following are encoded in a window of Thunnus albacares chromosome 17, fThuAlb1.1, whole genome shotgun sequence genomic DNA:
- the LOC122967786 gene encoding uncharacterized protein LOC122967786, translated as MATADQLLELIFSWIEQRERCAEKLRTLARELESLREKCNSSECIGSSVSVVGTACLIGAGVATLFTGGAAAPALGLLGGVYTGVGLTVSLATKLTEHLKSSNTMKDAQKIEQKSNDIGETIQRLLKKLKAEKKGVNSFADPDELDRHVMTEILGAMARRNGLKWPINISSFGDGWGGARGFTGQDSPQLNPNLIMPEVMTAVASVLICFSFQAEGKASKLLFAKGAEQLIKTVSSAGFKTFLKGGGMAVGGAVGLAFALSEAIDNWKDLIEKNHVTEASQSLRDTADAIDIKKAFQRFQRKSLIEFAIENCEDEAVRRWLRVNSESDVFSQLVDMFNFLKKHIDEEEKKDHSNNVHITFVAHGCIGDSMIPASRLLPLPSITDVILYSPWNCSITASVAYGIATGRMKPQHRVFYCDERESCQIPDEKHRPSKLPDHWNSMKKAGDQKIPNITVSPQEPPEDGTWKKFESLKKKYGPPGRNHIVIPFNLPPESSSLKRVPFFIVTLALSLVLLSSRFKATVHLIACLSDRSAEKKFDQEYLKQQYACTINNTGMKCSPDMFKESLKSG; from the exons ATGGCCACCGCTGACCAGCTGCTGGAGCTGATTTTCTCCTGGATCGAGCAGAGGGAGCGCTGTGCAGAGAAGCTACGGACACTGGCCAGAGAGCTGGAGTCACTCAGGGAGAAATGTAACAGCAGTGAATGTATTGGCAGTTCAGTGTCAGTGGTGGGAACTGCATGTCTGATCGGGGCCGGCGTGGCCACTTTGTTCACCGGCGGAGCTGCGGCTCCAGCTTTAGGTTTGTTAGGAGGAGTGTATACAGGTGTCGGTCTCACCGTCTCTCTGGCTACTAAACTCACTGAGCACCTTAAATCCAGCAACACCATGAAAGATGCGCAGAAGATAGAACAGAAGAGCAACGACATTGGAGAAACAATCCAGCGACTGTTGAAGAAACTGAAGGCGGAGAAGAAGGGAGTGAACTCCTTTGCAGACCCAGATGAACTGGACCGACATGTCATGACTGAAATTCTGGGAGCCATGGCGAGAAGAAATGGACTGAAGTGGCCAATCAACATCAGCTCATTTGGAGATGGTTGGGGGGGGGCAAGAGGGTTTACTGGCCAGGATTCACCACAGCTCAACCCAAACTTAATCATGCCTGAAGTCATGACTGCAGTCGCCagtgttttaatatgtttctcATTTCAAGCTGAAGGGAAAGCATCCAAACTTTTGTTTGCTAAAGGAGCTGAACAACTCATCAAAACAGTGTCATCGGCtggatttaaaacatttcttaaagGAGGCGGCATG GCTGTGGGAGGAGCTGTTGGACTGGCGTTTGCACTTTCAGAGGCGATTGACAACTGGAAAGACCTGATCGAGAAGAATCATGTGACTGAGGCGAGCCAATCACTGAGAGACACAGCTGATGCAATCGACatcaa AAAGGCGTTTCAGAGGTTTCAGCGAAAGTCACTGATTGAATTTGCGATAGAAAACTGTGAGGATGAAGCTGTTCGGAGATGGCTGAGAGTAAATTCAGAGTCTGATGTTTTCTCCCAACTGGTggacatgtttaatttcctgaaGAAACACATCgatgaggaagaaaagaaggatcACAGTAACAATGTTCACATCACGTTTGTTGCACATGGATGCATCGGAGACTCGATGATCCCGGCCAGCCGTCTGCTGCCTCTGCCCTCCATCACAGACGTGATCCTGTATTCTCCCTGGAACTGTTCCATCACTGCTTCTGTAGCGTACGGTATCGCTACAGGACGCATGAAGCCTCAACACAGAGTGTTTTACTGTGATGAAAGAGAAAGCTGTCAAATTCCTGATGAAAAGCATCGACCCTCCAAACTGCCCGACCACTGGAACTCAATGAAGAAAGCTGGAGACCAAAAGATTCCCAACATCACCGTCAGCCCTCAGGAACCACCAGAGGACGGTACATGGAAAAAGTTTGAGTCTCTCAAAAAAAAGTATGGTCCACCAGGAAGAAACCACATCGTCATCCCGTTCAATCTCCCACCAGAGAGCAGCTCTTTAAAAAGAGTCCCGTTCTTCATCGTCACTCTGGCTCTGTCTCTggttctcctctcctccaggtTTAAAGCCACCGTCCATCTCATAGCCTGTCTGAGTGACAGATCTGCAGAGAAGAAGTTTGACCAGGAGTATCTGAAGCAGCAGTACGCCTGCACCATCAACAACACTGGAATGAAATGTTCACCAGACATGTTCAAGGAGAGTTTAAAGTCTGGTTAG
- the LOC122967594 gene encoding uncharacterized protein LOC122967594, giving the protein MGNADKLIDQIFSFVDLQNESAEKLNNLASDLEEYNKNINVSKVVGSSLSVGGATALTVAGLTAILTGGAAIPFLATAGSLASGLGLATNITSDVVDAVKSTSAIQEAKQISEKIQNLEKEIQELTGSLVKEAEKSCSDVPPEDYVVDQILRKIAKRNGLKLNDKINVLTLVSDLSVKKMFEKDKDFGLLQKSALELPLLSEFVTDLTLKEIAIAGTKKAQRKVMRTGVTKVATSMGLTASKKAIRRVGGGAVGLLFSVPELIGDLHNLDNCKTEASQSLREMAEAIQTTSEEMKRELDEIEELCQKIADMKCWKKYARRSSRKRRLRKMWCF; this is encoded by the exons ATGGGTAATGCAGATAAACTCATTGATCAGATCTTCTCCTTTGTGGATCTACAGAATGAAAGTGCAGAAAAATTGAACAACCTGGCCAGTGATCTGGAGGAGTACAATAAGAATATAAATGTCAGTAAAGTTGTTGGGAGCTCTTTGTCTGTAGGTGGTGCAACTGCACTGACAGTGGCAGGTTTAACAGCCATCTTAACTGGAGGAGCGGCGATACCTTTCCTCGCTACAGCAGGTTCGCTAGCATCAGGGCTCGGCTTGGCTACCAATATAACTTCAGACGTTGTCGATGCTGTCAAATCAACTTCTGCCATACAAGAGGCAAAGCAGATTTCAGAGAAGATCCAGAATCTTGAAAAGGAAATCCAGGAACTCACTGGATCACTGGTGAAGGAAGCAGAGAAGTCCTGCAGTGATGTTCCTCCTGAAGATTACGTTGTGGATCAGATCCTAAGAAAGATAGCCAAACGAAACGGACTGAAGCTAAATGATAAGATCAATGTGCTCACATTGGTATCTGATTTGTCTGTAAAGAAGATGTTTGAGAAAGATAAAGACTTTGGTCTTCTGCAAAAGTCTGCACTGGAGTTGCCACTGCTTTCAGAGTTTGTTACAGACCTGACCTTAAAAGAAATTGCCATAGCAGGAACAAAGAAAGCACAGAGAAAAGTGATGAGAACAGGAGTCACCAAAGTGGCCACCTCTATGGGACTGACAGCATCAAAGAAAGCGATTAGACGT GTTGGTGGAGGAGCAGTCGGacttctgttttctgttcctGAGCTGATTGGCGACCTTCACAATCTGGACAACTGTAAGACAGAAGCCAGTCAGAGTCTGAGAGAGATGGCTGAGGCCATACAAACTACCtctgaagagatgaaaagagaactGGATGAAATCGA AGAGCTGTGTCAGAAGATAGCTGACATGAAGTGCTGGAAGAAATACGCCAGGAGGAGCTCTCGTAAGAGGAGGCTGAGGAAAATGTGGTGTTTTTAG